Within Candidatus Rubrimentiphilum sp., the genomic segment GGGCTAGCCTGTGCGACCACATTGGTTCCTAGGTTTCCATGTGATCCAGGCTGCGACGGAGCTGCAACCGCGCTAAGTCCCAAGCCGGCCGTTAACAACGCGGCGAGGACTCCGGTGCTCAGTCGTTTCAAGTTTTCCTCCTAGCTAGAATGAGGAGCTCGGCTTGCCTGGGCGTGGCAACGTGTTCCGCGCCTCCCCTGCAGACGAACCAAGCGTGGGTATCGTTGCGGGGTTACCCAGGAGTAAGCAAAGCTAATCGTTTCGGGAATCGGGTTGCCCCCCCTTCAGTGTAAGCGAGGACCCTGCCCGGTTTCCCGTCGTTTATAAAGGTAGCGTTAACTGAGCTTCTCTTCAAGCTTTAAGCGAAATTTTGTTCGGTCCATCACGTAGCGCTCGTGGGTCCCTTCGGCCACGGAGTCCTGCTCATCGAACACCTGTACGGTAAAACTGACCCGGGGACCGTCCACGAGGACGACCTCCACCTCGGTCCGCAGGATGAACCCGACCGGGACGGGGCGGCGGTGCTCCAGGTCCACGTGGGTGGCCAGGCTGACCTGGTCCTCGGCTAAGGTGGGGGCGATGCAGGCCATCGCGGCGTCCTCGACCAGCTGCACGAGCATGGGCGTAGAAAGGGCGTCGACGCCCTTATTGCCGGCCTTTTCTGCGGTCATCCACTCTTCGACGCGGGTCTGCCTACTGTAAGTGCGGCCCGCCTCGAGTTTCGCACGCATCGGGAGAGTGAAGTACGGCGCTAAGGCTCCGGCTCCCCGGTCCCCGGCGCCCGCTTGGGAGCAAACTCTGCTGGGACAGACGGTTTTAAGGTTCGGTTGGTAGTACTTTGAATCAAACTGCACAGAGCTCCGTATAGAAGAAGAATGAAGACACGCAGCATTACCGTTTTCGCTATTGCCGTCGTCCTGTTGGCCGGTTGCGGCCAGGGTCAGCAGAAGCGCGGTCCGACAGCCCTCGACGTCGACGTGGCGCAAGCCCAACGCCGGACGATTGCCACGTACTTGACCCTCGATGGTCAAGTCTCTCCGCTGGAAGAATCGACACTCTCGTTTCAGCAGTCGGGGCCGATTACGGCGATCTACGTAAATCAGGGCGATCGCGTCGGCGCGGGTCAACTTCTTGCGCGGATTGACGCCTCGACGCTGCAAGCGCAACTCGCGCAGGACGTAGCGCTCATATCGCAAGCGTCGGCGCGCGCGCAGATGTCTGCGTTAAACGTACCGATCGTTTCTTCGCAGACGTCGCAAGCAGTGCTCTCGGCAAAAGCAGCTTTGGATAACGCGCAACTCGCGTACAACCAGGATTTGCAACTCTACAAGCAGGGCTATGTCTCGCAATCGCAGCTCGTGCAGGCGCGTTCGCAATACATCGCCGCGCAATCGCAATACCAAACAGCGGTCAGCAATCAAAAGTCAACGCAAGTCTCCACGTCGAGCGCAGCCGCCGATCGCGCGGCAGTTCAATCGGCGCAGGCGCAAGCCAATACGCTGCGCACGATGATCGGCCAGACGGCGCTGTACGCGCCGTTCGACGGCGTGGTTACGGCGCGGCTCATGGATCCCGGCGCGATGGCCAGTCCGGGAACCGCGGTGCTGCGCGTGGATAAATTGGATACGGTTTGGGTGAACGTGAACGTGCCCGATGAAGATCTGGCCTACGTTCATGCCGACACGCCCGTGACGTTTACGACGAGCACGAGTAGCCGCCGCTTCGCCGCGCGCATCTTTGCGGTCAACGCGGTTCCGACGCAAGGAACGCTATCGTACCAAGCGCGCATCCGGCAGACGAATCCGGGCGACGTCTTACGCGGCGGCATGCTAGTCAGCGTCGTCATTCAGCAAGCTCGCCATGACAACGCGATCGTCGTACCGCGGCAAGCCGTTGCCCAATCGGATACAGGGAATGCCGTCTTCGTGGTCGGCGCCGACAAGAAAGC encodes:
- a CDS encoding hotdog domain-containing protein, with the translated sequence MTAEKAGNKGVDALSTPMLVQLVEDAAMACIAPTLAEDQVSLATHVDLEHRRPVPVGFILRTEVEVVLVDGPRVSFTVQVFDEQDSVAEGTHERYVMDRTKFRLKLEEKLS
- a CDS encoding efflux RND transporter periplasmic adaptor subunit, producing the protein MKTRSITVFAIAVVLLAGCGQGQQKRGPTALDVDVAQAQRRTIATYLTLDGQVSPLEESTLSFQQSGPITAIYVNQGDRVGAGQLLARIDASTLQAQLAQDVALISQASARAQMSALNVPIVSSQTSQAVLSAKAALDNAQLAYNQDLQLYKQGYVSQSQLVQARSQYIAAQSQYQTAVSNQKSTQVSTSSAAADRAAVQSAQAQANTLRTMIGQTALYAPFDGVVTARLMDPGAMASPGTAVLRVDKLDTVWVNVNVPDEDLAYVHADTPVTFTTSTSSRRFAARIFAVNAVPTQGTLSYQARIRQTNPGDVLRGGMLVSVVIQQARHDNAIVVPRQAVAQSDTGNAVFVVGADKKAQQVPVKVGLQTDTLSEVISPRVRAGTVVIVTRPDALQDGSLVAYGPSGGAANPAAPNPGGAKPAASHAPRRKPQ